The DNA region GCCGCCATGGGCCGCCGCGACTACGGTGCGATCGGCCGCGCCGAGGCGCGTGGCGAAGGGCCGATCCTGCCCTGGTTGAAACGCACGGCCCGCGACCTCAGGTTATGGGTGGTCGCCGGGACCCTGCCGTTGCCGCCGGACGATGCTCCGGACGCCAAGCCCAACGCCTGTTCGCTGCTGGTGGACGACCAGGGCGAGCGGGTCGCGCGCTACGACAAGATCCACCTGTTCGATGTCGACGTGGCCGATGCCCGAGGCCGCTACCGCGAGTCGGACGACTACGCCTTCGGTGATCGCGTGGTGGTCGCCGACACCCCCGTGGGGCGGCTGGGCCTGACGGTCTGCTACGACCTGCGCTTCCCCGAGCTGTACGGGGCGCTGCGCGAGGCCGGGGCCGAGCTGATCACCGCGCCGTCGGCCTTCACGGCGGTGACCGGCGCGGCGCACTGGCAGGTGCTGGTGAGGGCCCGCGCCATCGAGACGCAGTGCT from Pseudomonas tohonis includes:
- a CDS encoding carbon-nitrogen hydrolase family protein translates to MSFAVIQMVSQDDVLANLAAARRLLESAAGNGARLAVLPENFAAMGRRDYGAIGRAEARGEGPILPWLKRTARDLRLWVVAGTLPLPPDDAPDAKPNACSLLVDDQGERVARYDKIHLFDVDVADARGRYRESDDYAFGDRVVVADTPVGRLGLTVCYDLRFPELYGALREAGAELITAPSAFTAVTGAAHWQVLVRARAIETQCYVLAAGQGGVHPGPRETFGHSSIVDPWGRVLAEQASGEAVLMANRDAEEQLAVRQRMPVTAHRRFLTPAAPAPARTEKL